GCGGAGAAATTCTCGCCCGCGTCGCCCGCTTTGCCGCCCAAAATGCTGCGGAACGGCCCGAGCCGCGGCGCGAGTTTGCCGTCGAGCATCTCTTCGGTTGCCTTCGGGCCGAGTTTCTTCAGGGCGTCGCGTTCGGCGTCCGCGTATCCAGTCGCCTGCATGAGCGCGTAGCCGAACTGTTCCGGCGAGAGCGGCTTCAGAACCGCGACCAGGTAGCGGTCCGCGGGCGCGTCGTCGAGACCGGCCGGGATCTCGCTCGACCGCTGGTAGGCGTCCGTAAGAGCGATCTCGCGGACCAGCCACTTCAGGTCGTACTTGTGCGCCACGAACTCGCGCGTGAGCTCGTCCAGCAGTTCCGGGTGCGACGGCGGGTTCTTGCTGTGGTCCCAGTCCACCGGGTGAACGATGCCGCGCCCCATCATCATCGCCCACATGCGGTTCACGATGTTCCGCGCGAAGGACGAGTTGTCCGCACTCGTAATGGCCGCGGCGAGCAACTCGCGCCGGCTGTAGGTCGGCACCGGCTTCACGTTCGGTGCGGGCGCGACCCTGTACTCCTTCCCCTTTTCGGTCTTCGGTTCCTCAACGGCCTTCCCGCCGGGCATCTTCGGCACGGTGGTGTGTTGCTTCTTGGCCTTGTCGAACACGCTCATGAAGTTCACGTCGCCCTCGGCGCGCTCGGCGATCACGGCCGTTGGTGCCTGGGCGTTGGGGAACAGGAACGAGCGGTTCAGGAAGGCCTGAATGCCGTAGTAATCGGCCTGGTGGTAATCATCGACGGTGGGGTGGTCGTGGCACTGGGCGCACTGCATGTTGCGCCCGAGGAACACGCGCCCGATGTCCTTCGTGACGAGGTGCGGTTCGAGGTCGCGGTCGAGCACGAACTTCGCGGCCGCGCGAGTTTTGGCGTCGCCGCCGTCGGTCGAAAGGAGCTCGCGCACGAAGGCGTCGTAAGGCTTGTTCGCCGAAAATACCGTCCGCAGGTACAGCTCCCATTCGGCCCGCGGCACCTTCGCGTCGGGCCGGCGCTCCATCAGCATCACGTCGAAGTGCCAGGCCATGCGCCGGGCGTACCCCGCGCCGGCGAGGAGCTTGTCGATGAGCTTCGCGCGCTTGTCTTTCGCGGAATCGGCGAGGAAGTCGTTCAGCTCCGCGACGGTCGGCGTGGTCCCCGCGAGATCGAGCGTCACGCGGCGGAGGAACTCTTCGTCGTTCGAGAGCGGCGCGGCCCTTTTCTTGTAGTCGGAAGCCCCGTTCGTGATGTGCTTATCAATGCGCACGCGGAGGGGCTCTTCGGCCCGTCCGAGGGCCGGGAGAATCAGAATTGCAACGAGCGCAAACGACCGGGCGTGAATGAGCATCGCGGGCGGTCCTTCCAGGTGGGATGGGCGAATACTGACCGGTGTGCGGGACCGCGCAACCGGTGCGGAGGCAGGATTGAGGCCATAGTCGCCCCTGAGAGTGAGCAAGTCAAGCGCGAACCGCGCACCAAAAATGAAGAACCCCGGTCGCTTGCGACCGGGGTTCGTTTTT
The Gemmata palustris DNA segment above includes these coding regions:
- a CDS encoding DUF1549 domain-containing protein, with amino-acid sequence MLIHARSFALVAILILPALGRAEEPLRVRIDKHITNGASDYKKRAAPLSNDEEFLRRVTLDLAGTTPTVAELNDFLADSAKDKRAKLIDKLLAGAGYARRMAWHFDVMLMERRPDAKVPRAEWELYLRTVFSANKPYDAFVRELLSTDGGDAKTRAAAKFVLDRDLEPHLVTKDIGRVFLGRNMQCAQCHDHPTVDDYHQADYYGIQAFLNRSFLFPNAQAPTAVIAERAEGDVNFMSVFDKAKKQHTTVPKMPGGKAVEEPKTEKGKEYRVAPAPNVKPVPTYSRRELLAAAITSADNSSFARNIVNRMWAMMMGRGIVHPVDWDHSKNPPSHPELLDELTREFVAHKYDLKWLVREIALTDAYQRSSEIPAGLDDAPADRYLVAVLKPLSPEQFGYALMQATGYADAERDALKKLGPKATEEMLDGKLAPRLGPFRSILGGKAGDAGENFSATLDQTLFLKYGGAVRGLLPPRAGNLADRLSKITNPDAVADELFAAVLSRRPTADEMRDVGDVLRSTKDRQATINELVWALVASAEFRFNH